From a single Alkalihalophilus pseudofirmus genomic region:
- a CDS encoding DUF2294 domain-containing protein, with the protein MSKTKGSMEAEISKVLTQWEKDYLGRGSVSVKTDILRDMIIVNLLGVLTPAEHSLSKTKEGMLSIKRIRADLIESGKDGLIDIISSITGEEVKSFHTDVSTTTGERVMVFKLTTNLEKKLEK; encoded by the coding sequence ATTTCTAAAACAAAAGGAAGCATGGAAGCTGAAATAAGCAAGGTGTTAACACAGTGGGAAAAAGACTATCTTGGGAGAGGGTCTGTATCTGTGAAAACAGACATTTTGCGAGATATGATTATCGTTAATTTACTTGGAGTTTTAACGCCAGCAGAGCACTCGTTAAGCAAAACAAAAGAGGGTATGCTCTCGATTAAGAGAATAAGGGCCGATTTAATTGAGTCGGGAAAAGATGGATTAATTGACATTATCTCTTCCATTACTGGTGAAGAAGTGAAAAGTTTTCACACCGATGTCAGCACCACTACAGGTGAGAGAGTCATGGTTTTTAAGCTTACAACAAACCTTGAAAAGAAATTGGAAAAGTAA